Proteins from a genomic interval of Euwallacea fornicatus isolate EFF26 chromosome 1, ASM4011564v1, whole genome shotgun sequence:
- the LOC136340186 gene encoding tripartite motif-containing protein 3-like isoform X2, whose protein sequence is MFCCPALTRLGERMVSMNSTLVETVSINYEDFNESFLTCGTCLYSVWSGMYDGNEHTPKLLQCSHTVCLHCLTRIAASQTRDTGSFRCPICRELITIPRGGVSALPPSFLVNQLLDLMSRQRREVIPKCSVHINQELLFCETCDTVFCTLCTGGSHNDSTNSCEHTIIPFSIAIKRMSEILLYKANECISKLTQAQDGVTFELNRLNVAKDKCLEHIDSTFQHIQQAIDKRKQEMIDQVNQMCNEKKRVLEEQHGLIENEKNKVEQECQGLQYQVEVRNITQKIEILTEKLDTAFSLGEPRENAFLTCDFTLNDSLDQIQQHLGILGKVRTSTTFPSLCTAQMEDNVIAGIESSISLITVDYHGNTRKTGGDPIQAEILPVTAEQGLEPTFPLRIQDCDDGTYKIYFRARKAGRYGVKISVIDRPIKDNPIYFDVSEHNNPIAMYGTRGSGKDEFNQPVAIAIDERDQTVYVLDTGNSRIKVLNEQLECTKHITNEGLLGRSCTGLAISNHGLVVVNWRTKVVTEITTDGETVKSFTNNAFQEPIDVAVDKSYGHILVADNGMSCVFVFDEEGKILFQVGKKGTFSMISSVSVGPTGEIFIADTRVQMFSAKGDFTEIIYDEGRGKGRYGGIIVDSEGRIVASRTEQKGRSYLQVLSSNDKTVNQYIDSHEAKLKRPGGCAVTPDRHVVVVDLGNNCIKKYRYW, encoded by the exons GCATGTACGATGGAAACGAGCACACTCCCAAGCTTTTGCAGTGCTCGCACACAGTCTGTCTGCATTGCCTTACGAGGATCGCGGCGTCTCAAACGCGGGACACTGGATCGTTTCGATGTCCGATTTGCAGAGAGTTGATCACCATACCGAGGGGGGGAGTGAGCGCCTTGCCTCCCTCTTTTTTGGTGAATCAGCTACTGGATTTGATGTCGAGGCAAAGAAGAGAG GTGATACCAAAATGTTCAGTCCACATTAACCAAGAACTTCTGTTCTGTGAAACTTGTGATACAGTTTTTTGCACCCTGTGCACTGGTGGATCTCATAACGACAGCACGAATAGCTGCGAACACACCATCATACCGTTCTCCATCGCTATTAAGAGAATGTCCGAAATCTTATTGTATAAAGCGAACGAATGTATTTCTAAG TTAACACAAGCTCAAGATGGTGTAACGTTTGAGTTGAACAGACTGAACGTGGCAAAAGATAAATGTTTGGAGCATATTGATAGTACTTTCCAACACATTCAGCAAGCCATAGATAAGAGAAAGCAGGAAATGATCGATCAAGTAAATCAAATGTGTAACGAGAAAAAGCGCGTTTTGGAAGAGCAGCACGGATTGATTGAGAATGAGAAGAACAAA GTGGAACAAGAATGCCAAGGGCTTCAATACCAAGTAGAAGTGAGGAATATaactcaaaaaattgaaattttgactgAGAAGCTGGATACTGCCTTCAGTTTAGGGGAGCCGAGAGAAAACGCCTTTCTGACATGCGATTTTACGTTGAACGACAGCCTGGATCAGATTCAGCAGCATTTAGGGATCTTAG GAAAAGTGAGGACGTCTACCACATTTCCTAGTCTGTGCACTGCCCAAATGGAGGATAATGTCATTGCCGGAATAGAGAGCTCGATCAGTCTTATTACTGTGGATTATCATGGTAATACGAGGAAGACAGGTGGAGATCCGATTCAAGCCGAAATTCTTCCG GTTACAGCAGAACAAGGACTCGAACCAACGTTTCCGCTTAGAATTCAAGACTGTGATGATGGTACTTACAAGATATACTTCCGAGCCAGAAAAGCCGGAAG ATACGGCGTAAAAATATCTGTGATCGACCGACCTATTAAAGATAATCCGATCTACTTCGACGTTTCGGAACATAACAATCCGATCGCCATGTACGGAACGAGGGGAAGTGGCAAAGATGAATTTAATCAGCCAGTGGCAATAGCTATAGACGAGAGGGACCAGACTGTATACGTCCTGGACACTGGGAATTCTAGGATTAAGGTGTTAAACGAGCAGTTGGAGTGCACAAAACATATTACCAATGAAGGGCTGTTGGGAAGAAGTTGTACAG GTCTGGCGATCTCAAACCATGGCCTGGTAGTTGTAAATTGGAGGACAAAAGTAGTGACGGAAATAACGACTGATGGGGAAACTGTGAAGTCGTTCACGAACAACGCTTTCCAGGAGCCGATTGACGTAGCTGTGGATAAAAGTTACGGGCATATTTTGGTAGCGGATAATGGCATGAGCTGTGTGTTCGTGTTCGATgaagaaggaaaaatattatttcaa GTAGGCAAAAAAGGCACTTTTTCTATGATCTCGTCAGTTTCGGTGGGGCCAACCGGAGAAATCTTCATAGCCGATACTAGAGTACAAATGTTTTCTGCTAAAGGAGATTTCACAGAAATCATTTATGATGAAGGCAGAG GAAAAGGACGGTATGGCGGAATAATTGTAGATTCGGAAGGGCGAATCGTGGCCAGTCGAACGGAACAAAAAGGTCGCAGTTATTTGCAGGTGTTGAGTTCAAATGACAAAACCGTGAATCAGTACATTGACTCTCACGAAGCGAAGCTAAAGAGACCAGGAGGGTGCGCAGTCACCCCGGATCGGCACGTTGTAGTGGTTGATTTGGGCAacaattgcattaaaaagtaTCGATATTGGTAG
- the LOC136340186 gene encoding tripartite motif-containing protein 3-like isoform X6, which yields MVSMNSTLVETVSINYEDFNESFLTCGTCLCMYDGNEHTPKLLQCSHTVCLHCLTRIAASQTRDTGSFRCPICRELITIPRGGVSALPPSFLVNQLLDLMSRQRREVIPKCSVHINQELLFCETCDTVFCTLCTGGSHNDSTNSCEHTIIPFSIAIKRMSEILLYKANECISKLTQAQDGVTFELNRLNVAKDKCLEHIDSTFQHIQQAIDKRKQEMIDQVNQMCNEKKRVLEEQHGLIENEKNKVEQECQGLQYQVEVRNITQKIEILTEKLDTAFSLGEPRENAFLTCDFTLNDSLDQIQQHLGILGKVRTSTTFPSLCTAQMEDNVIAGIESSISLITVDYHGNTRKTGGDPIQAEILPVTAEQGLEPTFPLRIQDCDDGTYKIYFRARKAGRYGVKISVIDRPIKDNPIYFDVSEHNNPIAMYGTRGSGKDEFNQPVAIAIDERDQTVYVLDTGNSRIKVLNEQLECTKHITNEGLLGRSCTGLAISNHGLVVVNWRTKVVTEITTDGETVKSFTNNAFQEPIDVAVDKSYGHILVADNGMSCVFVFDEEGKILFQVGKKGTFSMISSVSVGPTGEIFIADTRVQMFSAKGDFTEIIYDEGRGKGRYGGIIVDSEGRIVASRTEQKGRSYLQVLSSNDKTVNQYIDSHEAKLKRPGGCAVTPDRHVVVVDLGNNCIKKYRYW from the exons GCATGTACGATGGAAACGAGCACACTCCCAAGCTTTTGCAGTGCTCGCACACAGTCTGTCTGCATTGCCTTACGAGGATCGCGGCGTCTCAAACGCGGGACACTGGATCGTTTCGATGTCCGATTTGCAGAGAGTTGATCACCATACCGAGGGGGGGAGTGAGCGCCTTGCCTCCCTCTTTTTTGGTGAATCAGCTACTGGATTTGATGTCGAGGCAAAGAAGAGAG GTGATACCAAAATGTTCAGTCCACATTAACCAAGAACTTCTGTTCTGTGAAACTTGTGATACAGTTTTTTGCACCCTGTGCACTGGTGGATCTCATAACGACAGCACGAATAGCTGCGAACACACCATCATACCGTTCTCCATCGCTATTAAGAGAATGTCCGAAATCTTATTGTATAAAGCGAACGAATGTATTTCTAAG TTAACACAAGCTCAAGATGGTGTAACGTTTGAGTTGAACAGACTGAACGTGGCAAAAGATAAATGTTTGGAGCATATTGATAGTACTTTCCAACACATTCAGCAAGCCATAGATAAGAGAAAGCAGGAAATGATCGATCAAGTAAATCAAATGTGTAACGAGAAAAAGCGCGTTTTGGAAGAGCAGCACGGATTGATTGAGAATGAGAAGAACAAA GTGGAACAAGAATGCCAAGGGCTTCAATACCAAGTAGAAGTGAGGAATATaactcaaaaaattgaaattttgactgAGAAGCTGGATACTGCCTTCAGTTTAGGGGAGCCGAGAGAAAACGCCTTTCTGACATGCGATTTTACGTTGAACGACAGCCTGGATCAGATTCAGCAGCATTTAGGGATCTTAG GAAAAGTGAGGACGTCTACCACATTTCCTAGTCTGTGCACTGCCCAAATGGAGGATAATGTCATTGCCGGAATAGAGAGCTCGATCAGTCTTATTACTGTGGATTATCATGGTAATACGAGGAAGACAGGTGGAGATCCGATTCAAGCCGAAATTCTTCCG GTTACAGCAGAACAAGGACTCGAACCAACGTTTCCGCTTAGAATTCAAGACTGTGATGATGGTACTTACAAGATATACTTCCGAGCCAGAAAAGCCGGAAG ATACGGCGTAAAAATATCTGTGATCGACCGACCTATTAAAGATAATCCGATCTACTTCGACGTTTCGGAACATAACAATCCGATCGCCATGTACGGAACGAGGGGAAGTGGCAAAGATGAATTTAATCAGCCAGTGGCAATAGCTATAGACGAGAGGGACCAGACTGTATACGTCCTGGACACTGGGAATTCTAGGATTAAGGTGTTAAACGAGCAGTTGGAGTGCACAAAACATATTACCAATGAAGGGCTGTTGGGAAGAAGTTGTACAG GTCTGGCGATCTCAAACCATGGCCTGGTAGTTGTAAATTGGAGGACAAAAGTAGTGACGGAAATAACGACTGATGGGGAAACTGTGAAGTCGTTCACGAACAACGCTTTCCAGGAGCCGATTGACGTAGCTGTGGATAAAAGTTACGGGCATATTTTGGTAGCGGATAATGGCATGAGCTGTGTGTTCGTGTTCGATgaagaaggaaaaatattatttcaa GTAGGCAAAAAAGGCACTTTTTCTATGATCTCGTCAGTTTCGGTGGGGCCAACCGGAGAAATCTTCATAGCCGATACTAGAGTACAAATGTTTTCTGCTAAAGGAGATTTCACAGAAATCATTTATGATGAAGGCAGAG GAAAAGGACGGTATGGCGGAATAATTGTAGATTCGGAAGGGCGAATCGTGGCCAGTCGAACGGAACAAAAAGGTCGCAGTTATTTGCAGGTGTTGAGTTCAAATGACAAAACCGTGAATCAGTACATTGACTCTCACGAAGCGAAGCTAAAGAGACCAGGAGGGTGCGCAGTCACCCCGGATCGGCACGTTGTAGTGGTTGATTTGGGCAacaattgcattaaaaagtaTCGATATTGGTAG
- the LOC136340186 gene encoding tripartite motif-containing protein 3-like isoform X3 — protein sequence MDGLRFAIQTRLGERMVSMNSTLVETVSINYEDFNESFLTCGTCLCMYDGNEHTPKLLQCSHTVCLHCLTRIAASQTRDTGSFRCPICRELITIPRGGVSALPPSFLVNQLLDLMSRQRREVIPKCSVHINQELLFCETCDTVFCTLCTGGSHNDSTNSCEHTIIPFSIAIKRMSEILLYKANECISKLTQAQDGVTFELNRLNVAKDKCLEHIDSTFQHIQQAIDKRKQEMIDQVNQMCNEKKRVLEEQHGLIENEKNKVEQECQGLQYQVEVRNITQKIEILTEKLDTAFSLGEPRENAFLTCDFTLNDSLDQIQQHLGILGKVRTSTTFPSLCTAQMEDNVIAGIESSISLITVDYHGNTRKTGGDPIQAEILPVTAEQGLEPTFPLRIQDCDDGTYKIYFRARKAGRYGVKISVIDRPIKDNPIYFDVSEHNNPIAMYGTRGSGKDEFNQPVAIAIDERDQTVYVLDTGNSRIKVLNEQLECTKHITNEGLLGRSCTGLAISNHGLVVVNWRTKVVTEITTDGETVKSFTNNAFQEPIDVAVDKSYGHILVADNGMSCVFVFDEEGKILFQVGKKGTFSMISSVSVGPTGEIFIADTRVQMFSAKGDFTEIIYDEGRGKGRYGGIIVDSEGRIVASRTEQKGRSYLQVLSSNDKTVNQYIDSHEAKLKRPGGCAVTPDRHVVVVDLGNNCIKKYRYW from the exons GCATGTACGATGGAAACGAGCACACTCCCAAGCTTTTGCAGTGCTCGCACACAGTCTGTCTGCATTGCCTTACGAGGATCGCGGCGTCTCAAACGCGGGACACTGGATCGTTTCGATGTCCGATTTGCAGAGAGTTGATCACCATACCGAGGGGGGGAGTGAGCGCCTTGCCTCCCTCTTTTTTGGTGAATCAGCTACTGGATTTGATGTCGAGGCAAAGAAGAGAG GTGATACCAAAATGTTCAGTCCACATTAACCAAGAACTTCTGTTCTGTGAAACTTGTGATACAGTTTTTTGCACCCTGTGCACTGGTGGATCTCATAACGACAGCACGAATAGCTGCGAACACACCATCATACCGTTCTCCATCGCTATTAAGAGAATGTCCGAAATCTTATTGTATAAAGCGAACGAATGTATTTCTAAG TTAACACAAGCTCAAGATGGTGTAACGTTTGAGTTGAACAGACTGAACGTGGCAAAAGATAAATGTTTGGAGCATATTGATAGTACTTTCCAACACATTCAGCAAGCCATAGATAAGAGAAAGCAGGAAATGATCGATCAAGTAAATCAAATGTGTAACGAGAAAAAGCGCGTTTTGGAAGAGCAGCACGGATTGATTGAGAATGAGAAGAACAAA GTGGAACAAGAATGCCAAGGGCTTCAATACCAAGTAGAAGTGAGGAATATaactcaaaaaattgaaattttgactgAGAAGCTGGATACTGCCTTCAGTTTAGGGGAGCCGAGAGAAAACGCCTTTCTGACATGCGATTTTACGTTGAACGACAGCCTGGATCAGATTCAGCAGCATTTAGGGATCTTAG GAAAAGTGAGGACGTCTACCACATTTCCTAGTCTGTGCACTGCCCAAATGGAGGATAATGTCATTGCCGGAATAGAGAGCTCGATCAGTCTTATTACTGTGGATTATCATGGTAATACGAGGAAGACAGGTGGAGATCCGATTCAAGCCGAAATTCTTCCG GTTACAGCAGAACAAGGACTCGAACCAACGTTTCCGCTTAGAATTCAAGACTGTGATGATGGTACTTACAAGATATACTTCCGAGCCAGAAAAGCCGGAAG ATACGGCGTAAAAATATCTGTGATCGACCGACCTATTAAAGATAATCCGATCTACTTCGACGTTTCGGAACATAACAATCCGATCGCCATGTACGGAACGAGGGGAAGTGGCAAAGATGAATTTAATCAGCCAGTGGCAATAGCTATAGACGAGAGGGACCAGACTGTATACGTCCTGGACACTGGGAATTCTAGGATTAAGGTGTTAAACGAGCAGTTGGAGTGCACAAAACATATTACCAATGAAGGGCTGTTGGGAAGAAGTTGTACAG GTCTGGCGATCTCAAACCATGGCCTGGTAGTTGTAAATTGGAGGACAAAAGTAGTGACGGAAATAACGACTGATGGGGAAACTGTGAAGTCGTTCACGAACAACGCTTTCCAGGAGCCGATTGACGTAGCTGTGGATAAAAGTTACGGGCATATTTTGGTAGCGGATAATGGCATGAGCTGTGTGTTCGTGTTCGATgaagaaggaaaaatattatttcaa GTAGGCAAAAAAGGCACTTTTTCTATGATCTCGTCAGTTTCGGTGGGGCCAACCGGAGAAATCTTCATAGCCGATACTAGAGTACAAATGTTTTCTGCTAAAGGAGATTTCACAGAAATCATTTATGATGAAGGCAGAG GAAAAGGACGGTATGGCGGAATAATTGTAGATTCGGAAGGGCGAATCGTGGCCAGTCGAACGGAACAAAAAGGTCGCAGTTATTTGCAGGTGTTGAGTTCAAATGACAAAACCGTGAATCAGTACATTGACTCTCACGAAGCGAAGCTAAAGAGACCAGGAGGGTGCGCAGTCACCCCGGATCGGCACGTTGTAGTGGTTGATTTGGGCAacaattgcattaaaaagtaTCGATATTGGTAG
- the LOC136340186 gene encoding tripartite motif-containing protein 3-like isoform X4: MFCCPALTRLGERMVSMNSTLVETVSINYEDFNESFLTCGTCLCMYDGNEHTPKLLQCSHTVCLHCLTRIAASQTRDTGSFRCPICRELITIPRGGVSALPPSFLVNQLLDLMSRQRREVIPKCSVHINQELLFCETCDTVFCTLCTGGSHNDSTNSCEHTIIPFSIAIKRMSEILLYKANECISKLTQAQDGVTFELNRLNVAKDKCLEHIDSTFQHIQQAIDKRKQEMIDQVNQMCNEKKRVLEEQHGLIENEKNKVEQECQGLQYQVEVRNITQKIEILTEKLDTAFSLGEPRENAFLTCDFTLNDSLDQIQQHLGILGKVRTSTTFPSLCTAQMEDNVIAGIESSISLITVDYHGNTRKTGGDPIQAEILPVTAEQGLEPTFPLRIQDCDDGTYKIYFRARKAGRYGVKISVIDRPIKDNPIYFDVSEHNNPIAMYGTRGSGKDEFNQPVAIAIDERDQTVYVLDTGNSRIKVLNEQLECTKHITNEGLLGRSCTGLAISNHGLVVVNWRTKVVTEITTDGETVKSFTNNAFQEPIDVAVDKSYGHILVADNGMSCVFVFDEEGKILFQVGKKGTFSMISSVSVGPTGEIFIADTRVQMFSAKGDFTEIIYDEGRGKGRYGGIIVDSEGRIVASRTEQKGRSYLQVLSSNDKTVNQYIDSHEAKLKRPGGCAVTPDRHVVVVDLGNNCIKKYRYW; encoded by the exons GCATGTACGATGGAAACGAGCACACTCCCAAGCTTTTGCAGTGCTCGCACACAGTCTGTCTGCATTGCCTTACGAGGATCGCGGCGTCTCAAACGCGGGACACTGGATCGTTTCGATGTCCGATTTGCAGAGAGTTGATCACCATACCGAGGGGGGGAGTGAGCGCCTTGCCTCCCTCTTTTTTGGTGAATCAGCTACTGGATTTGATGTCGAGGCAAAGAAGAGAG GTGATACCAAAATGTTCAGTCCACATTAACCAAGAACTTCTGTTCTGTGAAACTTGTGATACAGTTTTTTGCACCCTGTGCACTGGTGGATCTCATAACGACAGCACGAATAGCTGCGAACACACCATCATACCGTTCTCCATCGCTATTAAGAGAATGTCCGAAATCTTATTGTATAAAGCGAACGAATGTATTTCTAAG TTAACACAAGCTCAAGATGGTGTAACGTTTGAGTTGAACAGACTGAACGTGGCAAAAGATAAATGTTTGGAGCATATTGATAGTACTTTCCAACACATTCAGCAAGCCATAGATAAGAGAAAGCAGGAAATGATCGATCAAGTAAATCAAATGTGTAACGAGAAAAAGCGCGTTTTGGAAGAGCAGCACGGATTGATTGAGAATGAGAAGAACAAA GTGGAACAAGAATGCCAAGGGCTTCAATACCAAGTAGAAGTGAGGAATATaactcaaaaaattgaaattttgactgAGAAGCTGGATACTGCCTTCAGTTTAGGGGAGCCGAGAGAAAACGCCTTTCTGACATGCGATTTTACGTTGAACGACAGCCTGGATCAGATTCAGCAGCATTTAGGGATCTTAG GAAAAGTGAGGACGTCTACCACATTTCCTAGTCTGTGCACTGCCCAAATGGAGGATAATGTCATTGCCGGAATAGAGAGCTCGATCAGTCTTATTACTGTGGATTATCATGGTAATACGAGGAAGACAGGTGGAGATCCGATTCAAGCCGAAATTCTTCCG GTTACAGCAGAACAAGGACTCGAACCAACGTTTCCGCTTAGAATTCAAGACTGTGATGATGGTACTTACAAGATATACTTCCGAGCCAGAAAAGCCGGAAG ATACGGCGTAAAAATATCTGTGATCGACCGACCTATTAAAGATAATCCGATCTACTTCGACGTTTCGGAACATAACAATCCGATCGCCATGTACGGAACGAGGGGAAGTGGCAAAGATGAATTTAATCAGCCAGTGGCAATAGCTATAGACGAGAGGGACCAGACTGTATACGTCCTGGACACTGGGAATTCTAGGATTAAGGTGTTAAACGAGCAGTTGGAGTGCACAAAACATATTACCAATGAAGGGCTGTTGGGAAGAAGTTGTACAG GTCTGGCGATCTCAAACCATGGCCTGGTAGTTGTAAATTGGAGGACAAAAGTAGTGACGGAAATAACGACTGATGGGGAAACTGTGAAGTCGTTCACGAACAACGCTTTCCAGGAGCCGATTGACGTAGCTGTGGATAAAAGTTACGGGCATATTTTGGTAGCGGATAATGGCATGAGCTGTGTGTTCGTGTTCGATgaagaaggaaaaatattatttcaa GTAGGCAAAAAAGGCACTTTTTCTATGATCTCGTCAGTTTCGGTGGGGCCAACCGGAGAAATCTTCATAGCCGATACTAGAGTACAAATGTTTTCTGCTAAAGGAGATTTCACAGAAATCATTTATGATGAAGGCAGAG GAAAAGGACGGTATGGCGGAATAATTGTAGATTCGGAAGGGCGAATCGTGGCCAGTCGAACGGAACAAAAAGGTCGCAGTTATTTGCAGGTGTTGAGTTCAAATGACAAAACCGTGAATCAGTACATTGACTCTCACGAAGCGAAGCTAAAGAGACCAGGAGGGTGCGCAGTCACCCCGGATCGGCACGTTGTAGTGGTTGATTTGGGCAacaattgcattaaaaagtaTCGATATTGGTAG
- the LOC136340186 gene encoding tripartite motif-containing protein 3-like isoform X5, protein MVSMNSTLVETVSINYEDFNESFLTCGTCLYSVWSGMYDGNEHTPKLLQCSHTVCLHCLTRIAASQTRDTGSFRCPICRELITIPRGGVSALPPSFLVNQLLDLMSRQRREVIPKCSVHINQELLFCETCDTVFCTLCTGGSHNDSTNSCEHTIIPFSIAIKRMSEILLYKANECISKLTQAQDGVTFELNRLNVAKDKCLEHIDSTFQHIQQAIDKRKQEMIDQVNQMCNEKKRVLEEQHGLIENEKNKVEQECQGLQYQVEVRNITQKIEILTEKLDTAFSLGEPRENAFLTCDFTLNDSLDQIQQHLGILGKVRTSTTFPSLCTAQMEDNVIAGIESSISLITVDYHGNTRKTGGDPIQAEILPVTAEQGLEPTFPLRIQDCDDGTYKIYFRARKAGRYGVKISVIDRPIKDNPIYFDVSEHNNPIAMYGTRGSGKDEFNQPVAIAIDERDQTVYVLDTGNSRIKVLNEQLECTKHITNEGLLGRSCTGLAISNHGLVVVNWRTKVVTEITTDGETVKSFTNNAFQEPIDVAVDKSYGHILVADNGMSCVFVFDEEGKILFQVGKKGTFSMISSVSVGPTGEIFIADTRVQMFSAKGDFTEIIYDEGRGKGRYGGIIVDSEGRIVASRTEQKGRSYLQVLSSNDKTVNQYIDSHEAKLKRPGGCAVTPDRHVVVVDLGNNCIKKYRYW, encoded by the exons GCATGTACGATGGAAACGAGCACACTCCCAAGCTTTTGCAGTGCTCGCACACAGTCTGTCTGCATTGCCTTACGAGGATCGCGGCGTCTCAAACGCGGGACACTGGATCGTTTCGATGTCCGATTTGCAGAGAGTTGATCACCATACCGAGGGGGGGAGTGAGCGCCTTGCCTCCCTCTTTTTTGGTGAATCAGCTACTGGATTTGATGTCGAGGCAAAGAAGAGAG GTGATACCAAAATGTTCAGTCCACATTAACCAAGAACTTCTGTTCTGTGAAACTTGTGATACAGTTTTTTGCACCCTGTGCACTGGTGGATCTCATAACGACAGCACGAATAGCTGCGAACACACCATCATACCGTTCTCCATCGCTATTAAGAGAATGTCCGAAATCTTATTGTATAAAGCGAACGAATGTATTTCTAAG TTAACACAAGCTCAAGATGGTGTAACGTTTGAGTTGAACAGACTGAACGTGGCAAAAGATAAATGTTTGGAGCATATTGATAGTACTTTCCAACACATTCAGCAAGCCATAGATAAGAGAAAGCAGGAAATGATCGATCAAGTAAATCAAATGTGTAACGAGAAAAAGCGCGTTTTGGAAGAGCAGCACGGATTGATTGAGAATGAGAAGAACAAA GTGGAACAAGAATGCCAAGGGCTTCAATACCAAGTAGAAGTGAGGAATATaactcaaaaaattgaaattttgactgAGAAGCTGGATACTGCCTTCAGTTTAGGGGAGCCGAGAGAAAACGCCTTTCTGACATGCGATTTTACGTTGAACGACAGCCTGGATCAGATTCAGCAGCATTTAGGGATCTTAG GAAAAGTGAGGACGTCTACCACATTTCCTAGTCTGTGCACTGCCCAAATGGAGGATAATGTCATTGCCGGAATAGAGAGCTCGATCAGTCTTATTACTGTGGATTATCATGGTAATACGAGGAAGACAGGTGGAGATCCGATTCAAGCCGAAATTCTTCCG GTTACAGCAGAACAAGGACTCGAACCAACGTTTCCGCTTAGAATTCAAGACTGTGATGATGGTACTTACAAGATATACTTCCGAGCCAGAAAAGCCGGAAG ATACGGCGTAAAAATATCTGTGATCGACCGACCTATTAAAGATAATCCGATCTACTTCGACGTTTCGGAACATAACAATCCGATCGCCATGTACGGAACGAGGGGAAGTGGCAAAGATGAATTTAATCAGCCAGTGGCAATAGCTATAGACGAGAGGGACCAGACTGTATACGTCCTGGACACTGGGAATTCTAGGATTAAGGTGTTAAACGAGCAGTTGGAGTGCACAAAACATATTACCAATGAAGGGCTGTTGGGAAGAAGTTGTACAG GTCTGGCGATCTCAAACCATGGCCTGGTAGTTGTAAATTGGAGGACAAAAGTAGTGACGGAAATAACGACTGATGGGGAAACTGTGAAGTCGTTCACGAACAACGCTTTCCAGGAGCCGATTGACGTAGCTGTGGATAAAAGTTACGGGCATATTTTGGTAGCGGATAATGGCATGAGCTGTGTGTTCGTGTTCGATgaagaaggaaaaatattatttcaa GTAGGCAAAAAAGGCACTTTTTCTATGATCTCGTCAGTTTCGGTGGGGCCAACCGGAGAAATCTTCATAGCCGATACTAGAGTACAAATGTTTTCTGCTAAAGGAGATTTCACAGAAATCATTTATGATGAAGGCAGAG GAAAAGGACGGTATGGCGGAATAATTGTAGATTCGGAAGGGCGAATCGTGGCCAGTCGAACGGAACAAAAAGGTCGCAGTTATTTGCAGGTGTTGAGTTCAAATGACAAAACCGTGAATCAGTACATTGACTCTCACGAAGCGAAGCTAAAGAGACCAGGAGGGTGCGCAGTCACCCCGGATCGGCACGTTGTAGTGGTTGATTTGGGCAacaattgcattaaaaagtaTCGATATTGGTAG